The nucleotide window ACCGATTCGATCTTGGTCAGCTCCAACGGTTGGTCGGCCGTCCACTCCTGTACGGCCGGTGGTCGCCAATCCGCGGCGCCGACCGTCGGCAGGGCGAGTTGATCAAGGCGCTGACGCAGTACGGCAACTGCCGTCGGGTCGGCGGGCAGCGGGGCATCGGCGAAGCCGGGCAGCAACTCGTCCCAGACTGCGTCGAGCACCGCTTGCAGATCGTTGCTGGCCGAGGTGATGGCCACGACTGCGTCCAGCTCCGGCAGCATGACGCAGAACTGGCCGTACGCACCGTCGCCGCGGAAACCGTGCCGTGCGATCCAGAACTGGTAGCCGTACCCCTGCTGCCAATCCGGGCCGCCCTCGCGGTTGCTGTTGTCGGTCTGCTTGCTGGTCGCCAGCGCCAGCCACTCGGCCGGCAGCAGTTGTTGATCTTCGAAGCGGCCGCCCTGGATGATCAACTGTCCGAAGCGGGCGATCGATTCGGTGGTCAGATGCAGCCCGGAGAAGCCGAGATTGCGACCCTGGGTGTCGGTCTGCCAATAGGCGCGCTCGATGCCCAGCGGCCGGAACAACCGCGGTGTCAGGAAGCTGACGAGGTCCTCGCCGGACGCTTTCTGTACCGCAGCTCCGACCACGAAGGTGGCTGCGTTGTTGTAGCTGAAGATGCTGCCGGGCTCCTCGTCCAACGGCACCGACAGGAACCCCCGGACAAGATCATCCGGCGCCGCCCGGTGTGCACGTTCCAGGGCGTCCTCCCGATGCCCGGTCGCCATCCGTACGCACTGCCGCAGCGTCAGCTCGCGCATCCGGTCGTCGGTGACCACATCGGCATGCTCGGCGAAGACGTCGACGACCCGATCATCGAGCGAGATCAGCCCTTCGGCCTCGGCGATGCCGGCGGCGGCCGAGGTGAAGCTCTTGCTCAACGAGTAGAGCAGATGAAGTTGATCATGGCGGTAGGGATGCCACCAGCCCTCGGCCAGCACGTTGCCGTGCCGCAGGATCATCAGGCTGTGCAGGTCGAGGTCGTTGCGGGCGTCGATGGCGTCCAGGAAGGCGTGAATGGCGGCGGAGTTCAGGCCCTGGCTTTCCGGCGTGGTCCGCGGCAGTGGGGATTTCGGCACCCGCCCACGGTAGTTCGCACCGCGCCGGCACGCATGCCGGGGTCGGCAAGCCTCGCGAACACGATCGCCCGCTGATTGCGCCAGCAGGGCGAAAACGCCCGATCTGAGCCCAACCGCGGGTGATTGTGTTCGCGACCGTTCGCCGACCGGGCCCAGCGGGGCGGTGTCCGGCTGCCGATGCCCGCCGAACGGGAGCCGGGCCAAGGTGACAGGATGCGGGAACACGATCTTCAGAGGAGTGCGGGATGGGTGTGTTGGTCGAGGTCGACGAGTTGGCGCGGCTGCTGGCGGAGGATCGACCGCCGGTGTTGATCGACGTCCGCTGGACCCTCGGCGGCCCGTCCCGGCTGCCGGACTTCCTGAACGGGCACATCCCGGGCGCGCACTGGGTCGATCTGGAGACCGAGTTGTCCGATCATCAACGACCGGGTGGCCGGCATCCGCTGCCGGAGCGGGCCGCCTTCGAGGCGTCGATGCGGCGGGTCGGGGTCCGCAACGACTCGACGGTGATCATCTACGACGCCGACAACGCGCTCGCGGCATCGCGGTTGTGGTGGATGCTGCGGGACGCCGGTCGGGCCGACGTTCGGGTGCTGAACGGCGGTTTCGCCGCCTGGCTGGCCGATCTCCGGCCGACCGAGAGCGGACCCGGCCAGCAGGCGGTGCCCGGGGACTTCACCGCGGATCCTGACTCCCTGCCGAAGATCGACGGGCCGGACCTGGCGGACCGGATCGCCGCCGGCAATCCGCCGGTGATCATCGACGTCCGTGGACCGGAACGCTACGCGGGCGAGTCCGAACCGATCGATCCGGTGGCCGGCCACATCCCCGGTGCGATCAACGTGCCGTCCATGATCAACATCGGCGCGGACGGCCGATTCCGCGACCCGGCCGAGATCGCCGCGAACTTCCCGGCGGGCGACGAGGCACCCGTGGTCTACTGCGGTTCCGGGATCACCGCGGCCCACACCGCACTGGCCCGCCAGGTCGCCGGACTGTCGATGCCGACCGTCTATCCCGGCTCGTGGAGCGACTGGATCAGCGATCCCGAACGTCCGGTCGCCACCGGTGCTCAACCGTGAGCCCGAGGGACCAGGGCTGACCTCGGTTCGAGGTCGAGATGAGCGGCGTGATGACGCGCAAGTGGGGACCGGCCGGCCGCGGCAACGGTCCGCTGCCCGAGGTTTCCCTGCTGCCCGAGTCGCCCGGCGTCTACCGCTTCCGAGATGATCATGGCCGGATCCTGTACGTCGGCCGGGCACGCCGGCTGCGTCGCCGGGTCCGTTCCTACTGGAGCGACCTCAGCGATCGGCCGCGGTTGTCGCGGATGGTGCCCCAGATCGTACGGATCGAGGCTCTGGTCTGCGCCAGTGATCATGAAGCGTGCTGGCTGGAACGCAACCTGCTGGAGCATTCGCGGCCACGGTGGAACCGGGCGCTCGGTGGGGCAGAGGTGCCGCGCTATCTGGTGATCGAGGCGGACCGCCGGACGGCCAGGATCCGGCTGGTGCACCACCCGAAGGAGGCGCCGGGCCAGCTGATCTTCGGACCCTATCTGGGCGGGACCAAGGTCAGGCTGCTGGCAGCCGCGCTGCATCGCGTGCACCCGATCGCGTACGCGGTCGACGGGCTGACCGGAGCGGAACGCGACCTGGGCCGGATCCGCGGCGTCGAGGTCGCTGATCGCGACCAGCTCAGCCGGCGGCTGCGAGCGATTCTCGACGGCCGTCCGGCCGCGGTCGCGACGTTCCTGGATCAACTTGCCCGGCGGCGCGACGAACTGGCCGCGCAGCAGTCGTACGAACTGGCCGGTCAGGTACAGGAAGAACTGACCGCCGCCGCGTGGCTGCTGGGCGACCAGCGGATGGCGACCTTGAACGGCGGCGACGCCGAGCTGTACGGCTGGCACGACGGGGTCCTGCTTCAGCTGAGCACGATCAACGGCTTCGTGCGCCGCTGGCAGCAGCGTCCGTGCGGGCAGCGCCGGGCAGCCGAGTTGATCATCGGCACACCCGAGCCGTGGCAGGACTTCCTGCAGAGCAACGCCGAACTGGCGGCAGCGCTGAGCTGACCGGACGAGCTACTTCGCCTTCGGGCTGCCGAACATGATCTCGTCCCAACTGGGCACCGAGGCGCGTTTGCGCTTCTTCGACTTCGGTGCCGGCGCGGGGGTCTCGTCGGCTCCCGGCAGCGTGTCCTGGGTTGCGCCGTCCGCGGTCTGGGAGGCGGCCGGCTCCGGCACGGGCTCAGGTGGGACCGGCTCGGACGCGTCGGGCTCCGGCTGCTCGGATTCGGCGGCCTCCGGCTGCTCGGATTCGGCGGCCTCCGCGACCTCGGTCTCGACCTCAGCTTCAGCCTCGACCTCAGGTTCCGGTTCCGCCGGGAAGTCCTGATCCTCGTCGGCCACCCAGGCGTTGTCGGCGACGTCGGGCACGGCAACCGCGTCGGTCAGACCCTCGTACACGTGGGTCGACTCCTCGGAGTAGCCGTCGCGGCCGAGCAGGTCGTAGAGCAGATCCATCGGGGACGGTTCGTCCGGCTTCTGCTGTGACTCGTCGCCGGAATCGGCGGCTGCGCCCACGATCTCGGTCTCCTCGACGACCGTGACGATCGCGATCTCCTCGTCGACCTCGGCCTCGGCCTGCTCTTCGGCGGCCGAGGAGTGTTCGGCGACGTGTTCGTCCCCGCCATCGTCCGGTGCCGCGGACGCCACGTCATCCGCGGAAGCCACATCGTCCGCGGACGCCACATCGTCCGCGGATTCGGGGGCCTCTTCCGAACCCGAACCGTCCTCGGTCTCCACCGCCCGCAGGAGGGCGAGTTCGTCGGCCGGGCCGGACAACTTGAGCGTCGGTTCGGTGTCGATGTCCTCGTGCAGCGAGGTGGCCGGGGCCTGCGGGGCGGCGAGCTGATCGCCGATCGCCCACCGGCCCTCGTCGTTGCCGGCGACCGAGAACCGTCCGCGCTGATCGAAGTAGAAGACCGCCTCGCGGTCGGCCTGTTCGATCCGGTATCCGGCACTGACCGACCAACGGCCGTCGTCCATCTTGAACGCGTCCCACAGCACCGACTCCGGGTCGACCCCGCGTTCGCGCAGCCGGTCGGCGACCGCGAGCCGCAGCGTACGGTGTCCGGTCGGCTCGCCGCGACGGCGTACCGAACCGGTCTGGGCCAGGCCGGCGATGTGATTGCGTTCGGCGATCACCGGCGCGGCGAAGGCCTCGACCCGATTGATCGGCATCCCGCTGGCGTCGGCGATCTCCTCGACCGACGCACCGGCACGGATCCGCATCTGGATCTCGCGCGGCGTCATGGGTGTTTCCATCTCGATCTCCAGCTGGGGTCGGGGCCGAACACTTCGCAGCAACTGCCGCAGCTGCGAGTCCGCCAGGATAGCGATCCGCTCACCGTCGTCGGTCTCCACGATCACGGACAGGCCGTCCTCGCTCAGTCCCACCGGACGTGCGGTGTGCATCGATCGGTCGATCCTCGCTCTCTACTCCTCGGCGGTTTTGGGCGCGTCTGGCAATGTCTCGTCCACTGCGCGATACGCGGCACGCACCCTGGCGGCGTTGCCGCCGCTCGCGATACACCCGGTATCCCTTCGCAGCCGCGCCTTGCCAGGGCACGCGCCGCGCATCTGCTCGCTACGACGATCCATTGCCAGACGCGCCCTGGAGGACAACCTACTCGCAACGCCCCCGACCGCAGCACAGGCTCGCGGATCCTGTTCACCCGCGAGGCTCGGGACAGCAAGGTTGCGCAGAGCCCGATGCGGGCACCTTGCGCAGACGGACTAGCGTGGCAGAAGTCTCTGCACGTCTCGACGCTGCACCGCTGCCCGACCTGATCACCGGTCCGGCCGGGAGCGGGTGATCATCAGGAGCTCGATCAGATGAGTCAGACCATTCACACCCCCTCGGCCGAACGGCCTCGTACCCTCGGCGAGTTGAAGTCCGCCGGTCACCGGACCCGACCGGTGAAGGAGGAGATCCGGGCGAACCTGCTGGAACGGCTGAGATCAGGTACGCCGGCGTTCCCCGGCATCGTCGGCTTCGACGACTCGGTGCTGCCGGAGTTGGAGGCGGCGCTGCTGGCCGGCCACGACTTCGTCCTGCTCGGCGAACGCGGCCAGGGCAAGACCCGGCTGATGCGTACGGTGGCGGGCCTGTTGGACGAGTGGGTCCCGGTGGTCGAGGGGTGCGAGATCAACGACGACCCCTACCAGCCGATCTGCGTACGCTGCCGGTCGCTGGCCGCCGAGGTCGGCGACGCGCTGCCGATCGGTTGGCTGCATCGCGACGACCGCTACACCGAGAAGCTGGCCACTCCGGACACGTCGGTCGGTGACCTGATCGGTGACGTCGATCCGGTGAAGGTGGCCGAGGGACGGACGCTGGGCGATCCGGAGACCATTCACTTCGGGCTGGTGCCACGGACCAATCGCGGCTTGTTCGGGCTGAACGAGTTGCCCGATCTGGCCGAGCGGATCCAGGTCGCGTTGTTCAACGTGCTGGAGGAACGCGACATCCAGGTCCGTGGCTATTCGATCCGGATGCCCCTGGACGTGATGTTGATCGCCACCGCGAATCCGGAGGACTACACCAATCGCGGCCGGATCATCACCCCGCTGAAGGACCGGTTCGGCGGCGAGATCCGCACCCACTACCTGTCCGACCTCGCCGACGAGGTCGCTCTGCTGCGGCAGGAGTCCCGGCTGGTTGCCGAAGTCGGTGATCATCTTCTCGAGGTGATCGCCCGGCTGACCCAGGGACTGCGGGAGTCGTCGTCGGTTGATCAACGCTCCGGTGTCTCGGCCCGGTTCTCGATCGCTGCCGCAGAAGGGGTTTCGGCCTCGGCGCTGCGGCGGACCGCGCGCACCGGCGACCCGGAACCGGTGGCCCGAGTGTGTGATCTTCCGCAGGTGTTGCCGACGCTGTTGGGCAAGATCGAATTCGAGATGGGCGAGGAGGGCCGGGAGGCGGCCGTCCTTGATCATCTGCTCAAGCTGGCGGTGGCCGAGACCTTCCGGGAACGGCTCGGCGGTCTGGATCTTTCCGGCTTCACTGCGATCTTCGCCGAGGGTGCGGTGGTGGAGACCGGCGACCTGGTCACCGCCGACGAGCTGCTCGGCCAATTCGGTACGGTGCCTGGCTTGGCCCGAGTGCTGGAACGACTCGGCTATTCCGGAGCCAATCGGGGCGAGGTCGCCGCGGCCGTCGAGTTCGTCCTCGAGGGGCTGTATCTGACCCGCCGGATCGAGAAGGACATCGTCGACGGCCGCACCGTCTACGGCGCCTGATGGACACCGACTTGTCAGCGTCAGGACGCGCTATAGCGCCTTCTCGCGCTGACAAGTCGGAGGAGGTGAGGGGTGATGGGTGAGCAGCAGGGGCCGGGGTTTCATCGTGATCGCCACGGCCGGATTCGGTACGGGCGCTGGCGCGGCGGGCCCGATCCGCTGAAGGCGCCGTTCGACGTACGAGCGGCGGTCGATCGGCTCGGCCGCGACGTCCTCAACTCCGGCAACATCGGCGACGCGTTACGTGATCTGTTGCGTCGCGGCACCGACGGTCGCAGCGGGCTGGACAGCCTGGCGGACAAGATCAGAAAGCTCCGTGAACAGGCCCGCCGGCGCGGCAACCTGGGCGGCACTCTTGATCAAGTACGGGCCGCTCTCGACCAGGCGCTGGCCGCCGAACACGAAACCCTGGCCGGACAGGACGGGATGGACGCCCGGATGGCCGAGATGGAGCTGGACACCATCCCCGACGACGTCGCCGGCGCGGTGCGTTCGCTGGAGAACTACAACTGGCAGTCCGCCGAGGCGCGGCAGACCTACGAGTCGATCAAGGACATGCTGCGACAGCAGGTGCTGGACTCGCAGTTCAACGGACTGAAGCAGGCGTTGACCAATCCCGACCCGGAAGCGATGCAACGGGTCAAGGACATGATGGCCGACCTGAATCAGCTGCTGGCCGCGCATGCCCGCAACGAGGACACACCCGAGCAGTTCGCCGATTTCATGAACAAGCACGGCGAATTCTTCCCCGACGATCCGCAGAACGTGGAGGAACTGATCGACTCGCTGGCCCGGCAGCAGGCGGCGGCGGAGCGGATGATGAATTCGCTCAGTGCCGAGCAGCGGCGGCAGTTGTCGGAGTTGATCAACGACGCCCTGTCCGATGCTGATCTTGCGTCGGAGTTGGCCCAGCTGCAGGACAATCTGCGGGCACTGCGGCCCGGGTTGGATCGGCGATCGCCGACCGGGATGCCCAACCAGGGTGAGGACGGTCTCGGCTACGGCGAGGCGGTGTCGGCGGTTGCCGATCTTGCTGATCTTGAAGCGTTGGAGGCCCAGCTGTCGCAGAACCATCCGGGCGCGACGCTGGACGACGTCGATGTCGATGCCCTGGAACGCCACCTCGGTGACGAGGCGGTCCGTGACTTCGCTCAGCTTCGTGATCTTGAACGCGAGTTGGAGCAGCAGGGTTACCTGCGCCGTGGTGACGACGGTCTGCGGTTGACCCCCAAGGCGGTACGCCGGTTGGGCGAGACCGCGCTGAAGCGGGTGTTCGCCGAACTCGAAGCCCGTGGCGCCGGTGATCATGCCGACCGGCGTACGGGGTCGGCCGACGAACCGACCGGTCTCACCCGGCAGTGGACCTTCGGCGACGAGCTGCCCATCGACGTACCCCGTACCGTCGGCAACGCCCTGCGCCGCCGTGCCACCGAAGGAAGATCACTGAGGTCAGGAGCCCGGGACGGTGGCCCAGGGCGCCTGCTCGAGGTGGACGACTTCGAGGTGACCGAGACCGAGCGGCGGACGAGTGCTGCGGTCGCGTTGTGTGTTGATCTGTCCTTCTCGATGTTCGCCGACGGGCGTTGGGGGCCGATGAAGCAGACCGCGCTGGCGCTGTCGCATCTGGTGGAGACGAGATTTCGGCAGGACGCGCTGGAGATCATCGGTTTCAACCTGCTCGGCCGGCGGATGTCGGCGGTCGAACTGGCCGAGGCCGAACCGGAGTGGGTGCAGGGCACCAACCTGCAGCACGCGCTGATGCTGGCGTCGCGGCATCTGCGTCGCCATCCCGACGCCGAACCCGTCGTCCTGGTGGTGACCGACGGCGAGCCGACCGCGCATCTGTCCGAGACCGGCGAACCGATCTTCCACTGGCCCACCACGCCGGAAGCGGTCCGAGCGACCATCGCCCAGGTCGATTCGCTGGCCCGCTACGGCGCGACGCTGAACACGTTCATGCTCGGCGAGGATCAGGGCCTGGCCCGCTTCGTCGACGCGATCGCCCGCCGCTGCGGCGGCCGGGTCTTCACCCCGGACATCGGCAGGCTCGGTGAGTACGTGGTGGCGGACTACCTGCGCACCCGCAACCGCGGCAGGTGATCGGTGGTGACTGATCTTGATCTTGATGAGCTCGTCGACGGGGTAGCCCGGATCGCCGCAGAATCCTTCGCTGATCTGGGATTCCTCGAATCCTGCGGTGAGCTCGACCTCCGGAGCAGCGTGCCCGGGGCTACGGCCATCCGCTTCGAACTCCCACGGATCGAGTATCTGCATCTGGCCTCGGTGATCATCGACGCGGACGGGCTGGACGATCCGGTCCGGCAGACGACTCGAACCATGAGCAGCGTCTGGAAGGACTACGACCGGGTGCTGGAGAGCGGCGTGATCTTCGACGCCGCGAATCGGGAGAAGGGCTTCCACACCAAGAAGGAAAGCTATCCCTGGTTGGAGATCGGCTTCGACCGACCGCGTGAGCTGTCCGGAGTCAAGGTCCGCAACGTCGAGGGTGTGAACAGTGTGCGGGCGCGCGGACTGCAGGTTCAGGTCCGTACCGCGGACGGCCGCCTGATCACCGCGTACGACGGCATCGAGCGCGAGCGTCAGTTCGTCCGTGCCGCCGAGCACTTCGCCAACGGGTCTGCCGCCCCGGTCACGGACGGTCAACCGGTCGACGGCCTGCAAGCCCGCGTGCTGCACGCAGGCAAGAGCTTCCTGACCAAGGCCGCCAAGTCAGCGTCCCGGGCCAACCGCTCCGCCGCCCAGGCCCCTGAGCTTGTCGAAGCGCCGGATTCGCAACCCAAGAAGGGATCCCGACCACCGATTCGCCCGGCCCAACCCGATGTCGTCAAGATCCTGACTCGGCTGGAATTGCGCGACTACGCCCCTGGCCGCAACGCGCTGGACCACCTCAAGCTCACTGCCGAACAGGTGTCGCACTTCCGGGCCCTGGTCAATCGCCGCTACCTGTTCGGACAGGAACTGGAGTGGACCAGCCACGGCGTCCGGCGTTCGTTCCGGTTCTGGACCGAGCAACAGCGGCAGGACTACCTGAGGTTCGCTCTCGAGGTGATCTCGGCCCTGCAGGACCTGACTCGGGACGTCTGCTTCGGGTTCGGATCGGTGCTGGCGATCGTTCGGGATCAGAACCTCATCCCGCACGATGATGATCTTGACGTGCTGATCGGCTTCGAACCCGAACAGGCCGGCACCCTGTTCGAGGGCCGGCAGCTGGTCCGTGCCTGCCTGCAGGCCAAGGGCTTTCAGGTCACCGGCGGGATGTCGGCCTACCAATGGGTGCAGCGAGCCGGCGGCGGCCTGCGGCTGGACGTCTTCATCGGCGTGTTCGAGGCCGACAAGATCTCCTGGTATCCGGGCAAGCGCGGCGGGTTGACGAGGGCCCAGCTGTTCCCTGCGATCGAACGCGATTTCCTCGGCCGCCCGTGTCCGGTGCCGCACCGGCCGGAGGAATATCTGGAACAGATCTACGGCCCGGGCTGGCGCGATCCCGACCCGAACTTCCAGCACAGTTGGAATCCCGCCGCGTACGCCGACATCTCCGGCACCTGACGTCGTCACGGTCGGTCGCGCGCACTCGTACGGCACGAAATCTGCGGCGTGGACAACACCGCAGCGTGGATCGGCTGTCGGTAGGATGCACGAAGTCTCGGCGCGATCGCACGGGCCGCACGCGAGCAGGAGAAGGATGAGGTAACCGATGGCGTCGTCCAAGAGCGACTACTGGAATCAGTACTACGCGCGCCCGGCAACCAATGCCCGGCCGGTGCCGTCGCAGTTCGCGGTGTTCGTCGCCGGGGAGCTCGGCGGTCCGCACCGGGTGATCGAATTCGGTTGTGGCACCGGGCGCGACTCGCTCTTCTTCGCCTCGTACGGGCATCAGGTGACGGCGATCGACAGCTCGACCACGGCGATCGAGCACGGGCAGGCGCTGGCCAGCGAGCTGGGCGAGAAGGTCGACTTCATCCAGGCCGACGTGAACACGCCCGATCTGCCGTCCTTGATCACCGAGGCGGGGGACCGGACCGCGATCTACGCCCGGTTCTTCGTCCACGCGATCACCGAGGAGGAGCAGGGCACGTTCCTGGACAGTGCGGCGGCACTGACCAAGTCCGGTGACGTGATGGCGGTGGAGTATCGGACCATCCGTGACCAGAGCGGCACCAAGGAGACCGACAGTCACTACCGCCGGTTCGTCAACCCGGCCGATTTTGATCATGCCGCCGCGCAACGCGGCTTCCGAGTGCAGTACGCGGTCGAGGGCTTCGGTTTCGCCAAGTACAAGCACGACGATGCCTACGTCGCGCGACGGTTGCTGGTGCGAGACTGAAGGCGGGTTTGATGACCGACGAGAGCCCGCTGCCGCTCGCGGAGATCATCGACGAGTTCACCCGAGTGACGCACAAGTTCGAAGATCTCGACTTCTTGAATGCCGGTGGCGTTCTGGAAGTGCGTGCAGCTGTCCCCGCCGTCACCGCGGTGTGGATCGAAGTTCCCGGGCTGACTTCGCTCGAGCTCGCATCGGTGGTCATCGAGGCGGACGGGTTGGAAGATCCTGTTGCGCAGAGCACGCTGAGGACCAGCAAGGCCGCCGGTCCTGAATTCGCCGAAGTGGCGCGGACCAAGCGTTTGTTGGATCCGGCTCGACTTGCCGAATCCGAGCCGGAGTTGGGCGTCTGCACCCAGCAGCAACAACGACCGTCCTTGAACATCGTGTTCGACGAACCCGTCGATCTGCGCAAGATCATCATCCGCAACCGTCGTGATCAAGATGCGGAACGCGCCCGTGGCATCCAGGTGCTCGTCCGCACTGCCGACGGTTGGTGGACGACTCTGTACGACGGGATCCGCCGCGAACGAGAACTGGTTCAGGCCGTCGAGCAGCATTTCGCCGGCCGTCTGGTGACCCGCCGGCTGACCGAGGCCGCTCGGCGGCGGTTCGGTCGCCCGAAGGCGGCTGAGCCGACACCCCTGCTGGCCGATCTGGTCCGGCTGCTGACCGCGATCCAACTGCGCGAAGTGCCCAAGCTGATCTTCCGGGAGCTCGATCGGCTGAGCCTGACGTCGGAACAGGCGTCGGAGTTTCGTCACCTGGTCAGCGAGAAGATCGTCGCTCGC belongs to Microlunatus elymi and includes:
- a CDS encoding class I SAM-dependent methyltransferase, yielding MASSKSDYWNQYYARPATNARPVPSQFAVFVAGELGGPHRVIEFGCGTGRDSLFFASYGHQVTAIDSSTTAIEHGQALASELGEKVDFIQADVNTPDLPSLITEAGDRTAIYARFFVHAITEEEQGTFLDSAAALTKSGDVMAVEYRTIRDQSGTKETDSHYRRFVNPADFDHAAAQRGFRVQYAVEGFGFAKYKHDDAYVARRLLVRD
- a CDS encoding VWA domain-containing protein, whose translation is MGEQQGPGFHRDRHGRIRYGRWRGGPDPLKAPFDVRAAVDRLGRDVLNSGNIGDALRDLLRRGTDGRSGLDSLADKIRKLREQARRRGNLGGTLDQVRAALDQALAAEHETLAGQDGMDARMAEMELDTIPDDVAGAVRSLENYNWQSAEARQTYESIKDMLRQQVLDSQFNGLKQALTNPDPEAMQRVKDMMADLNQLLAAHARNEDTPEQFADFMNKHGEFFPDDPQNVEELIDSLARQQAAAERMMNSLSAEQRRQLSELINDALSDADLASELAQLQDNLRALRPGLDRRSPTGMPNQGEDGLGYGEAVSAVADLADLEALEAQLSQNHPGATLDDVDVDALERHLGDEAVRDFAQLRDLERELEQQGYLRRGDDGLRLTPKAVRRLGETALKRVFAELEARGAGDHADRRTGSADEPTGLTRQWTFGDELPIDVPRTVGNALRRRATEGRSLRSGARDGGPGRLLEVDDFEVTETERRTSAAVALCVDLSFSMFADGRWGPMKQTALALSHLVETRFRQDALEIIGFNLLGRRMSAVELAEAEPEWVQGTNLQHALMLASRHLRRHPDAEPVVLVVTDGEPTAHLSETGEPIFHWPTTPEAVRATIAQVDSLARYGATLNTFMLGEDQGLARFVDAIARRCGGRVFTPDIGRLGEYVVADYLRTRNRGR
- a CDS encoding sulfurtransferase; this encodes MGVLVEVDELARLLAEDRPPVLIDVRWTLGGPSRLPDFLNGHIPGAHWVDLETELSDHQRPGGRHPLPERAAFEASMRRVGVRNDSTVIIYDADNALAASRLWWMLRDAGRADVRVLNGGFAAWLADLRPTESGPGQQAVPGDFTADPDSLPKIDGPDLADRIAAGNPPVIIDVRGPERYAGESEPIDPVAGHIPGAINVPSMINIGADGRFRDPAEIAANFPAGDEAPVVYCGSGITAAHTALARQVAGLSMPTVYPGSWSDWISDPERPVATGAQP
- a CDS encoding serine hydrolase domain-containing protein; the encoded protein is MPKSPLPRTTPESQGLNSAAIHAFLDAIDARNDLDLHSLMILRHGNVLAEGWWHPYRHDQLHLLYSLSKSFTSAAAGIAEAEGLISLDDRVVDVFAEHADVVTDDRMRELTLRQCVRMATGHREDALERAHRAAPDDLVRGFLSVPLDEEPGSIFSYNNAATFVVGAAVQKASGEDLVSFLTPRLFRPLGIERAYWQTDTQGRNLGFSGLHLTTESIARFGQLIIQGGRFEDQQLLPAEWLALATSKQTDNSNREGGPDWQQGYGYQFWIARHGFRGDGAYGQFCVMLPELDAVVAITSASNDLQAVLDAVWDELLPGFADAPLPADPTAVAVLRQRLDQLALPTVGAADWRPPAVQEWTADQPLELTKIESVGNDEFLITVQGDQQSDGSSDSPRVDPGAGVGVPLTFRCGIGHWTDGVIDVDGAELPYAGSVSGSVDGALDAEISFLQAPHRLRIHRNTDGAVEIGWYTTPLAPPSPHLLATRPIDLPR
- the sepH gene encoding septation protein SepH; this translates as MHTARPVGLSEDGLSVIVETDDGERIAILADSQLRQLLRSVRPRPQLEIEMETPMTPREIQMRIRAGASVEEIADASGMPINRVEAFAAPVIAERNHIAGLAQTGSVRRRGEPTGHRTLRLAVADRLRERGVDPESVLWDAFKMDDGRWSVSAGYRIEQADREAVFYFDQRGRFSVAGNDEGRWAIGDQLAAPQAPATSLHEDIDTEPTLKLSGPADELALLRAVETEDGSGSEEAPESADDVASADDVASADDVASAAPDDGGDEHVAEHSSAAEEQAEAEVDEEIAIVTVVEETEIVGAAADSGDESQQKPDEPSPMDLLYDLLGRDGYSEESTHVYEGLTDAVAVPDVADNAWVADEDQDFPAEPEPEVEAEAEVETEVAEAAESEQPEAAESEQPEPDASEPVPPEPVPEPAASQTADGATQDTLPGADETPAPAPKSKKRKRASVPSWDEIMFGSPKAK
- a CDS encoding sigma 54-interacting transcriptional regulator, translating into MSQTIHTPSAERPRTLGELKSAGHRTRPVKEEIRANLLERLRSGTPAFPGIVGFDDSVLPELEAALLAGHDFVLLGERGQGKTRLMRTVAGLLDEWVPVVEGCEINDDPYQPICVRCRSLAAEVGDALPIGWLHRDDRYTEKLATPDTSVGDLIGDVDPVKVAEGRTLGDPETIHFGLVPRTNRGLFGLNELPDLAERIQVALFNVLEERDIQVRGYSIRMPLDVMLIATANPEDYTNRGRIITPLKDRFGGEIRTHYLSDLADEVALLRQESRLVAEVGDHLLEVIARLTQGLRESSSVDQRSGVSARFSIAAAEGVSASALRRTARTGDPEPVARVCDLPQVLPTLLGKIEFEMGEEGREAAVLDHLLKLAVAETFRERLGGLDLSGFTAIFAEGAVVETGDLVTADELLGQFGTVPGLARVLERLGYSGANRGEVAAAVEFVLEGLYLTRRIEKDIVDGRTVYGA
- a CDS encoding GIY-YIG nuclease family protein, which gives rise to MTRKWGPAGRGNGPLPEVSLLPESPGVYRFRDDHGRILYVGRARRLRRRVRSYWSDLSDRPRLSRMVPQIVRIEALVCASDHEACWLERNLLEHSRPRWNRALGGAEVPRYLVIEADRRTARIRLVHHPKEAPGQLIFGPYLGGTKVRLLAAALHRVHPIAYAVDGLTGAERDLGRIRGVEVADRDQLSRRLRAILDGRPAAVATFLDQLARRRDELAAQQSYELAGQVQEELTAAAWLLGDQRMATLNGGDAELYGWHDGVLLQLSTINGFVRRWQQRPCGQRRAAELIIGTPEPWQDFLQSNAELAAALS